A single genomic interval of Phycisphaeraceae bacterium harbors:
- a CDS encoding cytochrome c → MPRTQTLEVIASRRELAAQRSRRALAALLAAACALVHGLTHAALAAPVAHPGPAPAPQRAADLPSGLIVMGTLPSAPPLGRVLRSAKVGDRVTFAARVAGRANPFVSGRAIMVVSDPALLPCNEREDDLCPTPADLCCESRETLLANTATVQVLDGRGRPLAVALSGQSGLASLDHVVVEGELVERGENGGFVVTASRIVRHDPATGAPTPPADAAAPVTAPAATRTMPTMADQIPADLPGLHNLLAFHENFISGSGPEGEEAFDSLAALGFKTIISVDGGTPRVELAQARGIRYIHLPIGYNGFDEKRKRELTRAVRDALADGPVYIHCHHGKHRSAGAAATVAVSLGWSNTEAMIERMKMAGTSPSYKGLYACAREATPLPKEAIDAVPADFPSISKPGTFVQGMVDIDHAFDHLRLIEKAGWRTPADHPDLVPAAEAGRLSDLFLHLKGGAYTQRKPDDFKAWMESSHQQAQLIENELASGNPDLAKVTAAFKSLGASCKECHVAYRD, encoded by the coding sequence ATGCCACGCACGCAGACCCTCGAAGTCATCGCCTCACGCCGCGAGCTCGCGGCCCAGCGCTCGAGGCGTGCACTGGCCGCCCTTCTTGCCGCAGCCTGCGCCTTGGTGCATGGTTTGACGCACGCTGCACTCGCCGCGCCCGTGGCGCACCCGGGACCCGCACCGGCGCCCCAGCGCGCGGCGGACCTGCCCAGCGGTCTCATCGTGATGGGTACCTTGCCGTCGGCGCCTCCACTTGGGCGTGTGTTGCGCAGCGCCAAGGTCGGCGATCGCGTCACCTTCGCCGCTCGAGTCGCCGGGCGGGCGAATCCATTCGTGAGCGGCCGAGCCATCATGGTCGTGTCGGACCCGGCGCTGCTTCCATGCAATGAGAGAGAGGATGACCTCTGCCCGACGCCCGCGGACCTCTGCTGCGAGAGTCGAGAGACGCTGCTGGCCAACACTGCGACGGTGCAGGTGCTGGATGGTCGGGGGCGGCCGCTCGCGGTCGCGCTCTCCGGTCAATCCGGGTTGGCGTCACTGGACCATGTGGTGGTCGAGGGCGAGCTCGTTGAGCGCGGCGAGAACGGCGGCTTCGTGGTGACCGCCTCGCGCATCGTCCGACACGATCCGGCCACGGGCGCACCCACGCCTCCTGCCGACGCCGCCGCACCGGTCACCGCGCCCGCCGCCACGCGCACCATGCCCACCATGGCCGATCAGATCCCGGCCGACCTTCCCGGCCTTCACAACCTTCTTGCGTTCCACGAGAACTTCATCTCGGGCAGCGGGCCCGAGGGCGAGGAAGCCTTCGACTCGCTCGCGGCGCTCGGCTTCAAGACGATCATCTCCGTCGATGGCGGCACTCCCCGGGTGGAACTCGCGCAGGCTCGCGGCATCCGATACATCCACCTGCCCATCGGCTACAACGGCTTCGACGAGAAGCGCAAGCGGGAACTCACCCGCGCCGTGCGCGACGCGTTGGCCGACGGCCCCGTGTACATCCACTGTCACCATGGCAAGCATCGGAGCGCGGGTGCCGCCGCGACGGTGGCAGTCTCCCTCGGGTGGTCGAACACCGAGGCGATGATCGAGCGCATGAAGATGGCCGGCACTTCGCCGAGCTACAAGGGGCTCTACGCCTGCGCCCGCGAAGCGACTCCGCTGCCCAAGGAGGCCATCGACGCGGTTCCCGCTGACTTTCCATCCATCTCGAAGCCCGGCACCTTCGTGCAGGGCATGGTCGACATCGACCACGCCTTCGATCACCTGAGGCTGATCGAGAAGGCGGGCTGGAGGACACCGGCCGATCACCCGGACCTTGTGCCGGCGGCTGAAGCGGGACGGCTCTCGGATCTCTTTCTTCACCTGAAGGGCGGTGCCTACACCCAGCGCAAGCCCGATGACTTCAAGGCGTGGATGGAGTCAAGCCATCAGCAGGCGCAGCTCATCGAGAATGAACTCGCCAGCGGCAATCCGGATCTCGCCAAGGTGACCGCCGCCTTCAAATCGCTCGGCGCCTCCTGCAAGGAGTGTCATGTGGCCTATCGGGATTGA